The Brachyspira hyodysenteriae ATCC 27164 genome includes a window with the following:
- a CDS encoding aminoacyl-histidine dipeptidase, whose amino-acid sequence MFLNNFDNLDSKEVFRWFEEISKIPRRSKHEKQISDFLVKFAKDRNLEVYQNKENNVIIKKEASKGYENIPPVIIQGHMDMVCEKTSESKHDFDKDPIELIVEGDVLRANNTTLGADDGIAVAYGLALLDSKDIEHPALEVLITSDEEDGMSGAFSVTDEHLNGKTLINLDSEVEGTFWVSSAGGINTVAEFNIEKEANNNSALKIEVTGLKGGHSGMEIDKQRANAIKILGRVLDSVKDDINIAYIEGGSVHNAIAKSAYAVITAKDVNKVKNTIEKLYENIKFEYRTADPNIKILISNAENVKECYKKELSNNVISFMMLSPDGVLYMSKDIEGLVQTSSNNGVLKEKDNKLTFTIFIRSSVESSSNEIVSRVKTLASITNSNFIYRDGYAAWEYDPNSKVRDIAIKAYKTITGKDPQVASVHVGLECGILKKALKDTDVISMGPNIYNVHTPREYLSISSVDRIWRILKEIIKNIK is encoded by the coding sequence ATGTTCTTAAATAATTTTGATAATCTTGATTCTAAAGAAGTTTTTAGATGGTTTGAGGAAATAAGTAAAATACCTAGAAGATCTAAACATGAAAAGCAGATAAGTGATTTTTTAGTAAAATTTGCAAAAGATAGAAATTTAGAAGTATATCAGAATAAAGAAAATAATGTAATAATTAAAAAAGAGGCTTCAAAGGGTTATGAAAATATACCTCCTGTTATTATACAGGGACATATGGATATGGTTTGTGAAAAGACTAGTGAGTCAAAACATGATTTTGATAAAGACCCTATAGAATTAATAGTTGAAGGAGATGTTTTAAGAGCTAATAATACTACTTTAGGGGCAGATGATGGTATTGCCGTTGCTTATGGCCTTGCTTTACTTGATTCAAAAGACATAGAGCATCCTGCATTAGAAGTTCTTATTACATCTGATGAGGAAGATGGTATGTCAGGAGCATTTTCAGTTACTGATGAACATTTAAATGGTAAAACTCTTATAAATTTAGATTCTGAGGTAGAAGGTACATTTTGGGTAAGTAGTGCTGGCGGTATTAATACTGTAGCAGAATTTAATATAGAGAAAGAAGCAAATAATAATTCGGCATTAAAAATAGAAGTTACAGGACTTAAAGGTGGACATTCTGGTATGGAAATAGATAAACAGAGAGCCAATGCCATAAAGATATTAGGAAGAGTTTTAGATTCTGTAAAAGATGATATAAATATAGCTTATATAGAAGGCGGTTCTGTTCATAATGCAATAGCTAAAAGTGCTTATGCTGTTATTACTGCTAAAGATGTAAATAAAGTAAAAAATACTATAGAAAAACTTTATGAGAATATAAAATTTGAATATAGAACAGCTGATCCTAATATAAAAATACTTATTTCAAATGCTGAAAATGTGAAAGAATGTTATAAAAAAGAATTAAGTAATAATGTTATAAGTTTTATGATGCTTTCTCCAGATGGAGTTCTTTATATGAGTAAAGATATAGAAGGATTAGTTCAGACAAGTTCTAATAATGGAGTACTTAAAGAAAAGGATAATAAATTGACATTTACTATATTCATTAGAAGTTCTGTAGAAAGCTCATCAAATGAAATAGTATCAAGAGTTAAGACTTTAGCTTCTATTACAAATTCTAATTTTATATATAGAGATGGATATGCTGCTTGGGAATATGATCCTAATTCGAAAGTAAGGGATATTGCTATAAAGGCATATAAAACAATTACAGGTAAAGATCCTCAGGTGGCTTCTGTGCATGTTGGTTTGGAATGCGGAATATTAAAAAAAGCATTGAAAGATACTGATGTTATTAGTATGGGACCTAATATTTATAATGTTCATACACCTAGAGAATATTTAAGTATATCTTCAGTTGATAGGATATGGAGAATTTTAAAAGAAATTATTAAAAATATTAAATAA
- a CDS encoding SRPBCC family protein, giving the protein MLVYLVPIFIILPLFLMAIMIFLPTFIGKRIPPAFSKEKTQVFNIKRNELYNLIIDYENYPAWLKYISIVHLEKLDNDKLKIMQTYSNRRTYQELIEVRRIENSEISIVKTENEYTALWTYILEDTENGRTRLTIKETMYVYHPYLRFMLKYVLIDENGKSDFFRRVRAFISKNK; this is encoded by the coding sequence ATGTTAGTTTACCTAGTACCAATATTTATAATACTTCCATTATTTCTAATGGCTATTATGATATTTCTACCAACCTTTATAGGAAAAAGAATACCTCCAGCTTTCTCAAAAGAAAAAACTCAGGTATTTAATATTAAAAGAAATGAATTATACAATTTAATTATAGATTATGAAAACTACCCTGCTTGGTTAAAATATATATCAATAGTACATCTAGAAAAACTAGATAATGATAAATTAAAAATAATGCAGACATATTCAAATAGAAGAACATATCAGGAATTAATAGAGGTAAGAAGAATAGAAAACAGCGAAATATCAATAGTAAAAACAGAAAATGAATATACAGCTCTATGGACATATATATTAGAAGATACAGAAAATGGAAGAACTAGACTTACAATAAAAGAAACTATGTATGTATATCATCCTTATTTAAGATTTATGCTTAAATATGTACTTATAGATGAAAATGGTAAAAGTGACTTTTTCAGAAGAGTAAGAGCTTTTATTAGTAAAAATAAGTAA
- a CDS encoding TonB-dependent receptor plug domain-containing protein produces the protein MKKYIIVLFIFTNLLYSQSYLIRELKGGIWVTSQVEITNASQTNQTNNISDPKTPIKANNRIITSEEIDRMGYKNAQEVLANQPGFINKGNYMGNEVVDPAGANGDNIKIYINGILMNTAKGNADAGVDLRRIPSNLIESIEIIGNSIYITTKSPVQDILLISLCYGAYNTVRPSILFSKNIDEHQVFTFTADSYYSDANYHYDFINSSGDRVQGNFRDNRQFIVNSSANYKYTFDNKDYINVFANISYSSSAAQYQIPPINKTDSWFTFTTLASSISYNGFSDILNYNVTLSYLFDSFVDRPYFQNGKFVSDYKSHAIALNTTLERMDEFLPNTITMYNKLTPEYRYDILTEDTNAIETNFYYYPQRHSISIKYDMQLSFGYWDNNTPIFTLLPSIKYEYQNEIFTNQKNNNYLAYNVGFNLNFYKGYSLYFGYMSDYTSPTFNDLYYGTFSNPKLLPESYNQLLTKLTLEPITNLKIEASYAYTTYTNKIIWLYAVPENVDTATSHIFTSSIGYDIPFAQYHKIKTKIGYSYQLAYMGENQLPKIGLPEHVVTALLGYDFIPKNKVLSSLSLNIYYTYSAPRPLSDYKPIIYSEVFHDFNISFYSIWFNHLIFSMHFKNIFNKTPILSTYSVAKPFTWEFEIGYNF, from the coding sequence ATGAAAAAGTATATCATAGTATTATTTATATTCACAAATTTATTATATTCACAAAGTTATTTGATAAGAGAATTAAAAGGCGGTATTTGGGTTACTTCTCAAGTGGAAATAACAAATGCATCTCAAACTAATCAGACTAATAATATTTCTGATCCCAAAACTCCTATCAAAGCAAATAATCGTATAATAACATCTGAAGAAATAGACAGAATGGGATATAAAAATGCTCAGGAAGTATTAGCTAATCAGCCGGGATTCATTAACAAAGGCAATTATATGGGAAATGAAGTTGTTGATCCTGCTGGTGCAAATGGAGATAATATAAAAATATATATTAATGGCATACTTATGAATACAGCTAAAGGAAATGCTGATGCCGGAGTTGATTTAAGAAGAATACCATCGAATTTGATAGAATCCATTGAAATAATAGGCAATTCTATATATATAACAACTAAAAGTCCTGTTCAGGATATACTTTTAATATCATTATGTTATGGCGCTTATAATACAGTAAGACCATCTATACTATTTTCAAAGAACATTGATGAACATCAGGTATTTACTTTTACTGCTGATTCTTATTATAGTGATGCAAATTATCATTATGATTTTATTAATTCTTCAGGAGACAGAGTACAAGGAAATTTCAGAGATAATAGACAATTTATAGTTAATTCATCTGCCAACTATAAATATACATTTGATAATAAAGATTATATAAATGTATTTGCTAATATATCTTATTCAAGCTCTGCTGCCCAATATCAAATACCGCCTATAAATAAAACTGATTCTTGGTTTACTTTTACTACTCTAGCTTCTTCAATATCATATAATGGATTTTCAGATATTTTAAATTATAATGTTACTTTATCATATTTATTTGATTCATTTGTAGACAGACCTTATTTTCAGAATGGTAAATTTGTATCAGATTATAAATCGCATGCTATAGCTTTAAATACAACTTTAGAAAGAATGGACGAATTTTTACCAAACACTATTACAATGTATAATAAATTAACCCCTGAATACAGATATGATATTCTCACAGAAGATACAAATGCTATAGAAACTAATTTTTATTATTATCCTCAAAGACATTCTATTTCAATAAAATATGATATGCAATTATCTTTCGGATATTGGGATAATAATACACCTATATTTACATTGCTTCCTAGCATAAAGTATGAATATCAAAATGAAATATTTACTAATCAAAAAAATAATAATTATTTAGCATACAATGTAGGATTTAATTTAAATTTTTATAAAGGCTACTCATTGTATTTTGGCTATATGAGTGATTATACCTCACCTACTTTTAATGATCTTTATTACGGCACTTTCAGTAATCCTAAATTATTGCCTGAAAGCTATAATCAACTGCTCACTAAATTAACATTAGAACCTATAACAAATTTAAAAATAGAAGCCTCTTATGCTTATACAACATATACAAATAAAATAATTTGGCTGTATGCAGTTCCTGAAAATGTAGATACAGCAACTTCACATATATTTACTTCAAGTATAGGATATGATATACCATTTGCTCAGTATCATAAGATAAAAACAAAAATAGGTTATTCTTATCAGCTTGCCTATATGGGAGAAAATCAGCTCCCTAAAATAGGTTTGCCGGAACATGTTGTTACAGCATTACTCGGTTATGATTTTATACCTAAAAATAAAGTATTAAGTTCATTATCTTTAAATATTTACTATACCTACTCTGCTCCAAGACCTTTATCAGATTATAAACCAATAATATATTCTGAAGTATTTCATGATTTTAATATATCATTCTACTCTATATGGTTTAATCATTTGATATTCTCTATGCATTTTAAAAATATTTTTAATAAAACTCCTATACTTTCTACATATTCTGTTGCCAAACCTTTTACTTGGGAATTTGAAATAGGATATAATTTTTAA
- a CDS encoding ABC transporter substrate-binding protein, whose product MKKYLYSLFIITSMILISCSSEKSNSNASSAGDKIFKIGILQLIEHDALDASYRGFVDGLKEAGYEDGKNIIIDYQNAQGEQANCVTIGQKFVNDKSDLILAIATPAAQAVANMTKDIPILVTAVTDPAAAKLVADNNAPGGNVSGTSDLTPVEAQIELLNEITPNLKTVGLLYCSSEQNSVFQMDIAKKKLDSMGIKYIDATVTSANEIQQVVQSVVGKVEAIYTPTDNMIAAGMATVALVAEPAKLPVVCGEGGMTMLGGTATYAISYYELGKLTATQAVAILKGEKQPATMPIETLKTFDLVVNTNMVNSIGITIPESLYNK is encoded by the coding sequence ATGAAAAAATATCTATATTCTTTATTTATCATAACATCAATGATATTGATTTCATGTTCATCAGAAAAATCTAATTCTAATGCATCATCAGCAGGAGATAAAATATTTAAAATAGGAATTCTTCAGTTAATAGAGCATGATGCATTAGATGCTTCTTACAGAGGTTTTGTTGACGGACTTAAAGAAGCAGGATATGAAGACGGAAAAAATATTATTATAGATTATCAAAATGCTCAAGGCGAACAGGCAAACTGTGTAACTATAGGACAAAAGTTCGTTAATGATAAAAGCGATTTGATTTTGGCAATAGCAACACCTGCAGCACAAGCAGTTGCAAATATGACAAAAGATATACCTATACTTGTTACAGCTGTTACAGATCCTGCAGCAGCAAAACTTGTTGCTGATAATAATGCTCCTGGAGGAAATGTTTCAGGTACTTCTGATTTAACTCCTGTAGAAGCACAAATTGAATTATTAAATGAAATCACTCCTAATTTAAAAACAGTAGGACTTTTATATTGTTCAAGCGAACAGAACTCAGTATTCCAAATGGATATAGCAAAAAAGAAATTAGATTCTATGGGTATAAAATATATAGATGCAACAGTAACATCTGCTAATGAAATACAGCAGGTTGTTCAAAGTGTTGTTGGAAAAGTAGAAGCTATTTATACACCAACTGATAATATGATTGCAGCAGGTATGGCTACAGTTGCTTTAGTTGCTGAGCCTGCTAAACTTCCTGTAGTTTGCGGTGAGGGCGGCATGACTATGTTAGGAGGTACTGCTACTTATGCTATAAGTTATTATGAACTTGGAAAATTAACAGCTACTCAGGCAGTTGCTATATTAAAAGGTGAAAAACAGCCAGCAACTATGCCTATAGAAACATTAAAAACTTTTGATTTGGTAGTTAATACTAATATGGTTAATAGCATTGGCATAACAATACCAGAATCATTATATAATAAGTAA
- a CDS encoding AI-2E family transporter — translation MINKNNFFSKDNNSLTHNKILVIGGEILLIAIVFSAFFYFCYLIRDIINPIILFIILIVALIPFWKYIWAKTSIVLILALFTLWVIKEAGYLVAPFIWGIFIAYMFDPLITKMQNKIPRLAAVLLIYIPLLILAIIFVVFILPRTIEQIEVILKTLPQYVDKIYNSISDMLISLSEKLNRTIGKSFDINLEIDSKAINDFLFGNSGVITLMYRKIIDFRFQNINSITTIFSIIFSYFVILPFVTFYLMLDFQNIKDRIIKIIPMRWQSSVSNIIKNSNYIINSYVVGMTILAISFFIISYILLSVTNTKYAFILALLRGILNYIPFIGPFAAFISALFIGIITEPVWWHGALKMCIIYGIIQILDSGIMAPKILGKSVKIHPIAVMFSTIIGGVLFGFLGVLFAVPFCGIIIITIKNFFNKYYHSKFYTLTKRGE, via the coding sequence ATGATTAATAAAAATAATTTTTTTTCTAAAGATAATAATTCTTTAACACATAATAAAATTTTAGTTATTGGCGGAGAAATACTATTAATTGCTATAGTATTCAGTGCTTTTTTCTATTTTTGTTATTTAATTAGAGATATAATAAATCCTATAATATTATTTATTATTTTAATAGTTGCTCTAATACCTTTTTGGAAATATATATGGGCAAAAACTTCAATAGTATTAATATTAGCACTATTCACACTATGGGTAATTAAAGAAGCCGGATATTTAGTGGCGCCGTTTATTTGGGGTATATTCATTGCATATATGTTTGATCCTTTAATAACAAAAATGCAAAATAAAATTCCTAGATTAGCCGCTGTATTATTAATATATATTCCATTACTGATATTAGCAATAATATTCGTTGTATTTATACTTCCTAGAACTATAGAACAAATTGAAGTAATATTGAAAACATTACCTCAATATGTAGATAAAATATACAATTCTATATCAGATATGCTTATATCATTATCAGAAAAATTAAATAGAACAATAGGAAAAAGTTTTGATATAAATTTAGAAATAGATTCAAAAGCTATAAATGACTTTTTATTTGGTAATAGCGGTGTAATAACATTGATGTATAGAAAAATTATAGATTTCAGATTTCAAAATATAAACAGTATAACAACAATATTCAGTATAATATTTTCATACTTTGTAATACTTCCGTTTGTTACTTTTTATTTAATGCTTGACTTTCAAAATATAAAAGATAGAATCATAAAAATAATTCCTATGAGATGGCAAAGCTCTGTAAGTAATATAATAAAAAATTCAAATTATATTATAAATAGTTATGTAGTTGGAATGACTATATTAGCAATATCATTCTTTATAATTAGTTACATACTGCTCTCTGTAACAAATACTAAATATGCTTTTATATTAGCCCTACTTAGAGGAATTCTAAACTACATACCATTTATAGGACCATTTGCCGCATTTATATCAGCATTATTTATAGGTATAATCACAGAACCTGTATGGTGGCATGGAGCTTTAAAAATGTGTATAATATATGGCATCATACAAATATTAGATTCAGGAATAATGGCTCCAAAGATATTAGGAAAGTCAGTAAAGATACACCCTATAGCTGTAATGTTCAGTACTATTATAGGAGGCGTACTTTTTGGATTCTTAGGAGTATTATTTGCTGTTCCATTCTGCGGAATTATAATCATAACAATAAAGAACTTTTTTAATAAATATTATCATTCAAAATTTTACACTTTAACTAAAAGAGGCGAATAA
- a CDS encoding ankyrin repeat domain-containing protein produces MKNIIFIPLMIISLTFISFNKLYPLNQDEETFLDAAIFGDEDVIKAIIAKNINVNIQDDVGNTALILACMEGHIQVVELLIKANADKSIVNKHGNDALYYAKRNNYNDIIKVLE; encoded by the coding sequence ATGAAAAATATCATATTTATACCATTAATGATTATATCTTTAACTTTTATATCTTTTAATAAACTTTATCCGTTAAATCAAGATGAGGAAACATTTTTAGATGCTGCAATATTCGGAGATGAGGATGTTATAAAAGCTATTATTGCTAAAAATATTAATGTAAATATACAAGATGATGTAGGAAATACAGCTCTTATATTAGCATGTATGGAAGGACATATTCAAGTTGTAGAACTTTTAATTAAGGCAAATGCTGATAAATCTATAGTAAATAAGCATGGAAATGATGCTTTATATTATGCTAAAAGAAACAATTATAATGATATAATAAAAGTGCTTGAATAA
- a CDS encoding PLP-dependent cysteine synthase family protein — protein MIYNNILDMIGNTPILRLKNIEDKFNLGKNIELYGKVEKNNPAGSIKDRAVKQIILDLFKEGKLKKGSTIIEPTSGNTGIAMAAIGKYLKLNVIIVMPSSMSEERRKLIRNYGAKLELVDGGMDAAVKRAELLNKKIPDSIIPGQFINKSNVDSHYLTTAPEIFSDIPDVDYIFAGIGTGGTATGIGKYVIDKNKNTKVIGVEPEASPLLTKGRTSAHKIQGIGPNFIPEILDLNVIYKIVDVSDENAINTARDICFNEGLLVGVSSGANVYAAIDLYKNLTKKDNIIKMLCILPDTGERYSWN, from the coding sequence ATGATATATAATAATATACTTGATATGATAGGAAATACCCCAATTTTGAGGTTGAAAAATATAGAAGATAAATTTAATTTAGGTAAAAACATAGAGTTATATGGAAAAGTAGAAAAGAATAATCCTGCTGGTTCAATAAAGGACAGAGCAGTTAAACAAATAATATTAGATTTATTTAAGGAAGGTAAATTAAAAAAAGGATCAACAATAATAGAACCTACTTCAGGCAACACTGGTATTGCTATGGCGGCTATTGGTAAGTATTTAAAATTAAATGTTATAATAGTTATGCCTTCATCTATGTCTGAAGAAAGAAGAAAGCTTATAAGAAACTATGGAGCAAAACTAGAATTAGTTGATGGCGGAATGGATGCTGCTGTAAAAAGAGCTGAGCTATTAAATAAAAAAATTCCAGATTCTATTATACCTGGTCAGTTTATTAATAAATCTAATGTTGATTCTCATTATCTTACAACTGCTCCTGAAATATTCAGCGATATTCCAGATGTTGATTATATATTTGCAGGTATTGGTACAGGAGGTACAGCCACAGGAATAGGAAAGTATGTAATAGATAAAAATAAAAATACAAAAGTTATTGGTGTAGAACCTGAAGCATCTCCATTACTTACCAAAGGTCGTACATCTGCCCATAAAATACAGGGTATAGGTCCTAATTTTATACCTGAAATTTTAGATTTAAATGTTATATACAAAATAGTAGATGTATCTGATGAGAATGCTATAAATACGGCTAGAGATATATGTTTTAATGAAGGGCTGCTTGTTGGAGTATCTTCAGGTGCAAATGTTTATGCTGCAATAGATTTATACAAAAATTTAACTAAAAAAGATAATATAATAAAAATGCTTTGTATACTGCCTGATACAGGTGAAAGATACTCTTGGAATTAA
- a CDS encoding CASTOR/POLLUX-related putative ion channel: MLKDISNYIKYRIDRMLNKGLFYQLMLLVFAIIILLLIVSIFIIVFFKYPPKDAFWDSLMQFIDTGNISSVEGNTGVVITFLMVTFVGVCGWGSLIAMINKALQDRINNLSKGNAFIMEKNHAIILGYGEEALTIVEEFIKAKVKTIVILSEHNVDVIRKRVSFIKGYKKTNIIIREGTTSRIENIKLLNISKSSSISIINNDDTESLNILLALKKIVEENEENKIDNKINICVLVHEEDTIEIIKSIENKNFVIHVIYKYEILYKLIAQSIIYTGLSNVYEDLFSNDGNVFYIENDHDFDNWKFEDAASKYFDKGMILLGITKEDRSQILIPNYDYIIKKENRLIILSKNNYDNPIKEYPDIKPNIIKYKNNILLICEEKRYTEIIKEISEYIENNNITMLSYDLIKSQKNKYKFMLEKLKKENTTKIVLISEDNITDVKSINILLIIREIIKKEKLNIAILSLLNSIQKRNLIYSDDVRDFIVSGKLIGMLMAQASISSNILYIFYGLLSRNGKDIIMSPYSDYFNESKSFKDVYFKLLKKKIILIGIKRYNDIILNPNYECMLDNKDEIVIITNYVLEEENEELIF; this comes from the coding sequence ATGTTAAAAGATATATCTAATTATATAAAATACAGAATTGACAGAATGCTTAATAAAGGGCTTTTCTATCAATTAATGCTTTTAGTTTTTGCAATAATAATTCTGCTTTTAATAGTATCAATATTTATAATAGTGTTTTTTAAGTATCCTCCTAAAGATGCATTTTGGGATAGCTTGATGCAGTTTATAGATACGGGAAATATATCTTCTGTAGAAGGCAATACTGGTGTAGTAATAACTTTTTTAATGGTAACTTTTGTAGGTGTATGCGGCTGGGGTTCTCTTATAGCTATGATCAATAAAGCTTTGCAAGATAGAATAAATAATCTAAGCAAAGGTAATGCATTTATAATGGAAAAAAATCATGCTATTATATTAGGATATGGAGAAGAAGCTCTCACTATAGTAGAGGAATTTATAAAAGCAAAAGTTAAAACTATAGTAATATTATCTGAACATAATGTTGATGTTATAAGAAAAAGAGTTTCATTTATAAAAGGATATAAAAAAACTAATATTATAATAAGAGAAGGAACTACAAGCAGAATAGAAAATATAAAATTATTAAATATTTCTAAATCATCAAGCATATCAATAATAAATAATGATGATACAGAATCACTTAATATACTTCTAGCTTTAAAAAAGATTGTAGAAGAAAATGAAGAAAATAAAATTGATAATAAAATTAATATATGCGTATTAGTTCATGAAGAAGATACTATTGAAATAATAAAATCAATAGAAAATAAAAACTTTGTTATTCATGTAATTTATAAATATGAAATTCTTTATAAACTTATAGCACAAAGTATAATTTATACAGGACTAAGCAATGTTTATGAGGATTTATTTTCTAATGACGGAAATGTATTTTATATAGAAAATGATCATGATTTTGATAATTGGAAATTTGAAGATGCTGCTTCAAAATATTTTGATAAGGGAATGATATTGCTTGGAATAACAAAAGAAGATAGAAGTCAAATTTTAATACCTAATTATGATTATATAATAAAAAAAGAAAACAGACTAATAATATTGTCAAAAAATAACTATGATAACCCTATAAAAGAATATCCTGATATAAAACCTAATATTATTAAATATAAAAACAATATTTTATTAATATGCGAAGAAAAAAGATACACCGAAATAATAAAAGAAATTTCGGAATATATAGAAAATAATAATATAACTATGTTAAGCTATGATTTGATAAAATCTCAAAAAAACAAATATAAATTCATGCTTGAAAAATTAAAAAAAGAAAATACAACAAAAATAGTATTAATTTCAGAAGATAATATCACAGATGTAAAAAGCATTAATATACTTTTAATAATAAGAGAAATAATAAAAAAAGAAAAATTAAATATAGCAATCTTATCATTATTAAACTCTATACAAAAAAGAAATTTAATATATTCGGATGATGTAAGAGACTTTATAGTAAGCGGTAAACTTATAGGTATGCTTATGGCTCAGGCTTCTATAAGCTCAAATATATTATATATTTTCTACGGACTTCTAAGCAGAAATGGAAAAGATATTATAATGTCTCCATATTCAGATTATTTTAATGAATCCAAAAGTTTTAAAGATGTATATTTTAAACTATTAAAGAAGAAAATAATTTTAATAGGAATTAAAAGATACAATGATATTATTTTAAATCCTAATTATGAATGTATGCTTGATAATAAAGATGAAATTGTAATTATAACAAATTATGTATTAGAAGAAGAAAATGAAGAATTAATTTTTTAA
- the epsC gene encoding serine O-acetyltransferase EpsC — MKLKTFNELPNQKDIKDIVKLIRDYVFPNFFRESPNRDIVKKNIAKLYMKIVTDDSALLDFIEQIDDITLSLEHDLEFFYQSDPASKSYDEIIFTYPGFRAIFHYRIAHIFYNQKEYLIARTISEFAHSKTGIDIHPGALIDDYFFIDHGTGIVIGETTVIGNHVKIYQGVTLGALSLTNGRSLEGQKRHPTVCDNVTIYANASIFGGNTIIGKNAVIGANCIVLESVEENKKLTLNDNMYV; from the coding sequence ATGAAACTTAAAACTTTCAATGAACTTCCTAATCAAAAGGATATTAAGGATATAGTTAAACTTATAAGAGATTATGTTTTTCCTAATTTTTTTAGGGAAAGTCCTAATAGAGATATTGTAAAAAAAAATATAGCTAAGCTTTATATGAAAATAGTTACTGATGATTCTGCTTTGCTAGATTTTATAGAACAGATAGATGATATTACATTAAGTTTAGAACATGATTTGGAATTTTTTTATCAGTCGGATCCTGCTTCAAAATCTTATGATGAAATAATATTTACTTATCCAGGATTTAGGGCTATATTTCATTATAGAATAGCACATATATTTTATAATCAGAAAGAATATTTAATAGCTAGAACTATATCTGAATTCGCTCATTCAAAAACAGGAATAGATATACATCCAGGAGCATTAATAGATGATTATTTCTTTATAGATCATGGTACAGGAATAGTAATAGGTGAAACTACTGTGATTGGTAATCATGTAAAAATATATCAAGGTGTTACATTAGGGGCATTATCATTAACAAATGGAAGATCTTTAGAAGGTCAGAAAAGACATCCTACAGTATGTGATAATGTTACAATATATGCTAATGCTTCTATATTCGGAGGCAATACTATTATAGGTAAAAATGCTGTGATAGGAGCTAACTGCATAGTCTTAGAGTCTGTTGAAGAAAATAAGAAGTTAACACTTAATGATAATATGTATGTATAA